A region of Pyxidicoccus parkwaysis DNA encodes the following proteins:
- a CDS encoding IF-2 protein, translating into MNASGQQGFGYRAKRTFTRLIVFTLILGLGGLVVFLLSQLNARTFTLALVDGQLVVMKGRNAPAGSVPYRPGDPRLADAYAPIPVEGQDVTSLALRSFTERDELDRALFPLLENLARPRIASDEPAKVDQGLYFLRRAEKLSGITEEQRLTLQKLMTDVAYYQARQKLEDARRLVSDALTQLKMAAESQSRHARSANQMLSVVTPPARELEEALRRAVHTLSGPQGTPEQAAPETPIPAPAPTPTAPPQAPAQAAPDAGGAP; encoded by the coding sequence ATGAACGCATCGGGACAACAGGGATTCGGCTACCGGGCCAAGCGCACCTTCACGCGGCTCATCGTGTTCACCCTCATCCTCGGGTTGGGGGGCCTCGTCGTCTTCCTCCTCTCCCAGCTCAACGCGCGCACCTTCACCCTGGCCCTGGTGGACGGGCAGCTCGTGGTGATGAAGGGCCGCAACGCTCCGGCAGGCTCCGTGCCCTACCGCCCCGGGGACCCGCGGCTGGCGGACGCCTATGCCCCCATCCCCGTGGAGGGCCAGGACGTCACCTCCCTCGCCCTGCGCAGCTTCACCGAGCGCGACGAGCTGGACCGCGCCCTCTTCCCCCTCCTGGAGAACCTGGCCCGCCCGCGCATCGCCTCGGACGAGCCCGCCAAGGTGGACCAGGGCCTCTACTTCCTGCGCCGCGCCGAGAAGCTCTCCGGCATCACCGAGGAGCAGCGCCTGACGCTCCAGAAGCTCATGACGGACGTCGCCTACTACCAGGCCCGCCAGAAGCTGGAGGACGCCCGCAGGCTCGTCAGCGACGCCCTCACCCAGCTCAAGATGGCCGCGGAGAGCCAGAGCCGCCACGCCCGCAGCGCCAACCAGATGCTCTCCGTCGTCACCCCGCCCGCCCGCGAGCTGGAGGAGGCCCTCCGCCGCGCCGTCCACACCCTCAGCGGTCCCCAGGGCACCCCCGAACAGGCTGCGCCGGAGACGCCGATTCCCGCACCTGCACCCACCCCGACGGCGCCGCCCCAGGCACCCGCCCAGGCCGCCCCGGACGCGGGCGGAGCCCCCTGA
- a CDS encoding ribonucleoside-diphosphate reductase subunit alpha, with the protein MNFETPVKPAAANLAVPPATNGHAVPSVSATPVPAAAENAPAEFTSTTMRVKKRNGSNEPVDLNKIVRAVGRCCVGLPRVDVMRVATKTISGLYDGATTRELDSLSIQTAAALIAEEPEYGRLSARLLAAFIQKEVSNQEIHSFSQSIAAGHKHGLIADRLLQFVQANARKLNAAIDPSRNDLFEYFGLRTVYDRYLLKNPVTREVLETPQEFFLRVACALSGDNAREAIELYRLFSSLEYMPSSPTLFNSGTRHEQLSSCFLLDSPADELDAIYRKYSDIAMLSKFSGGIGVAYHRVRARGSLIRSTNGHSNGIVPWLKTLDASVAAVNQGGKRKGACCVYLETWHADIEDFLELRDNTGDEARRTHNLNLANWVPDLFMKRVEADGEWSLFDPKVVPHLTDLYGEAFDTAYAEAEAKGLAMRKVKARDLYARMMKTLAQTGNGWMTFKDISNRKSNQTGRDGNVIHLSNLCTEILEVTSQGETAVCNLGSLNLGRMVVDGKFDFERLRANAQLALKQLDRVIDLNYYPIPNAASSNLRWRPVGLGLMGLQDVFFQLRLPFDAPEARALSKKISEEIYYAALSTSCELAEQFGAHPSFPETRAAKGELQFDAWGLVPEDSARWDALRERIQKHGLRNSLMIAIAPTATIASIVGCYECIEPQVSNLFKRETLSGDFLQVNRYLVRDLQALGLWNENVRNRIKMAEGSVQDITELPEHLRQVYRTAWEIPMRSLIDMGADRGAFIDQSQSLNLFVETPNIGKLSSMYFYAWQKGLKTTYYLRSRPATRIAKATVGAGGTATAAPVAAPVPAAKATEAEAVACSLENPEACEACQ; encoded by the coding sequence GTGAACTTCGAAACGCCCGTGAAGCCCGCTGCCGCCAACCTGGCCGTCCCGCCCGCCACCAACGGCCATGCGGTGCCATCCGTGAGTGCCACGCCAGTGCCAGCGGCCGCTGAGAACGCTCCGGCCGAGTTCACCTCCACCACGATGCGCGTGAAGAAGCGCAACGGCTCCAACGAGCCGGTGGACCTCAACAAGATTGTGCGCGCCGTGGGCCGCTGCTGCGTGGGCCTGCCCCGCGTGGACGTCATGCGCGTGGCCACGAAGACCATCTCCGGCCTCTACGACGGCGCCACCACGCGCGAGCTGGACAGCCTCTCCATCCAGACGGCCGCGGCCCTCATCGCCGAGGAGCCCGAGTACGGCCGCCTCTCCGCGCGCCTGTTGGCCGCCTTCATCCAGAAGGAGGTCAGCAACCAGGAGATTCACTCCTTCAGCCAGTCCATCGCCGCGGGCCACAAGCACGGCCTCATCGCGGACCGGCTGCTCCAGTTCGTCCAGGCCAACGCGCGCAAGCTCAACGCCGCCATCGACCCGTCGCGCAACGACCTCTTCGAGTACTTCGGCCTGCGCACCGTCTATGACCGGTACCTCTTGAAGAACCCGGTGACGCGCGAGGTGCTGGAGACGCCGCAGGAGTTCTTCCTCCGCGTGGCGTGCGCGCTCTCCGGCGACAACGCGCGCGAGGCCATCGAGCTGTACCGCCTGTTCAGCTCGCTGGAGTACATGCCCAGCTCGCCCACCCTGTTCAACTCGGGCACGCGCCACGAGCAGCTCTCCAGCTGCTTCCTCCTGGACTCGCCCGCGGACGAGCTGGACGCCATCTACCGGAAGTACTCGGACATCGCGATGCTGTCGAAGTTCTCCGGCGGCATCGGCGTGGCGTACCACCGCGTGCGCGCGCGCGGCTCGCTCATCCGCTCCACCAACGGCCACTCCAACGGCATCGTCCCCTGGCTGAAGACGCTGGACGCCTCCGTCGCCGCCGTGAATCAGGGCGGAAAGCGCAAGGGCGCCTGCTGCGTGTACCTGGAGACGTGGCACGCGGACATCGAGGACTTCCTCGAGCTGCGTGACAACACCGGCGACGAGGCCCGCCGCACGCACAACCTGAACCTGGCCAACTGGGTGCCGGACCTCTTCATGAAGCGCGTGGAGGCGGACGGCGAGTGGAGCCTGTTCGACCCGAAGGTGGTGCCCCACCTGACGGACCTGTACGGCGAGGCCTTCGACACGGCCTACGCCGAGGCCGAGGCGAAGGGCCTGGCCATGCGCAAGGTGAAGGCGCGCGACCTGTATGCCCGGATGATGAAGACGCTGGCGCAGACGGGCAACGGCTGGATGACCTTCAAGGACATCAGCAACCGCAAGAGCAACCAGACGGGCAGGGACGGCAACGTCATCCACCTGTCCAACCTGTGCACCGAAATCCTGGAGGTGACGAGCCAGGGTGAGACGGCGGTGTGCAACCTGGGCTCGCTGAACCTGGGCCGCATGGTGGTGGACGGGAAGTTCGACTTCGAGCGCCTGCGCGCCAACGCCCAGCTCGCGCTGAAGCAGTTGGACCGGGTCATCGACCTCAACTACTACCCCATCCCCAACGCCGCCTCGTCCAACCTGCGCTGGCGCCCGGTGGGCCTGGGGCTGATGGGCCTGCAGGACGTGTTCTTCCAGCTCCGCCTGCCCTTCGACGCGCCCGAGGCCCGCGCGCTGTCGAAGAAGATTTCGGAGGAGATCTACTACGCGGCGCTGTCCACCTCGTGCGAGCTGGCCGAGCAGTTCGGTGCGCACCCCTCCTTCCCGGAGACGCGCGCGGCGAAGGGCGAGCTCCAGTTCGACGCCTGGGGCCTCGTCCCCGAGGACTCGGCGCGCTGGGATGCGCTGCGTGAGCGCATCCAGAAGCACGGCCTGCGCAACTCGCTGATGATTGCCATTGCACCCACCGCGACGATTGCCTCGATTGTGGGCTGCTACGAGTGCATCGAGCCGCAGGTGTCCAACCTGTTCAAGCGCGAGACGCTGTCGGGCGACTTCCTCCAGGTGAACCGCTACCTGGTGCGAGACCTCCAGGCGCTGGGGCTGTGGAACGAGAACGTCCGCAACCGCATCAAGATGGCGGAAGGCAGCGTGCAGGACATCACCGAGCTGCCGGAGCACCTGCGTCAGGTGTACCGGACGGCCTGGGAGATTCCGATGCGCTCGCTCATCGACATGGGCGCGGACCGCGGGGCCTTCATCGACCAGAGCCAGTCGCTCAACCTCTTCGTGGAGACGCCGAACATCGGCAAGCTGTCGTCGATGTACTTCTACGCATGGCAGAAGGGGCTGAAGACCACGTACTACCTGCGCTCGCGTCCGGCGACGAGGATTGCGAAGGCCACGGTGGGCGCGGGCGGCACGGCCACTGCGGCGCCGGTGGCGGCCCCTGTCCCGGCGGCGAAGGCGACGGAGGCCGAGGCGGTGGCCTGCTCGCTGGAGAACCCCGAGGCGTGCGAGGCCTGCCAGTAG
- a CDS encoding DUF2188 domain-containing protein, with protein MAKNIGRGDGVHTTPNPEGAGWVNQVKGKVTSKHRLKERAVDAGRELAQERRMEHFIHNTDGSIGKRNSYGNDPRQSKG; from the coding sequence ATGGCGAAGAACATCGGTCGCGGCGATGGCGTCCATACCACTCCGAATCCGGAAGGTGCGGGCTGGGTCAATCAGGTGAAGGGGAAGGTGACGAGCAAGCACCGGCTCAAGGAGCGCGCGGTGGATGCGGGGCGGGAGCTGGCTCAGGAGCGGCGCATGGAGCACTTCATCCACAACACCGACGGCAGCATCGGGAAGCGGAACAGCTACGGCAACGACCCTCGCCAGTCGAAGGGGTAA
- a CDS encoding ribonucleotide-diphosphate reductase subunit beta: MLLNPGLNLTLRPMAYPQFFEMYRNSIKNTWTVEEVDFSTDLVDLRSKMTDAERHLIHRLVAFFATGDSIVGNNLVLNLYKHINAPEARMYLSRQLFEEALHVQFYLTLLDTYVPDPAERAKAFAAIDNIPSIQRKARFCMKWMDSIHGLDQLRTKEERRKFLLNLICFAGCIEGLFFFAAFAYVYFLRSKGLLNGLAAGTNWVFRDESAHMAFAFEAIQVARKEEPDLFDAQMERDVVTMLREAVECETQFAQDLLSGGVMGLSVQEMRGYLEYVADQRLQMLGIAPIFKTKNPLHFMDLQDVQELTNFFERRVSSYQVAVGVGAATDVVFDAAF; this comes from the coding sequence ATGCTGCTGAACCCTGGACTGAACCTGACGCTGCGCCCGATGGCGTACCCGCAGTTCTTCGAGATGTACCGCAACAGCATCAAGAACACGTGGACAGTGGAGGAGGTGGACTTCTCCACGGACCTGGTGGACTTGCGGTCGAAGATGACGGACGCGGAGCGCCACCTCATCCACCGGCTGGTGGCGTTCTTCGCGACGGGGGACAGCATCGTCGGCAACAACCTGGTGCTGAACCTCTACAAGCACATCAACGCGCCCGAGGCGCGCATGTACCTGTCGCGCCAGCTCTTCGAGGAGGCGCTGCACGTCCAGTTCTACCTGACGCTGCTGGACACGTACGTGCCGGACCCGGCGGAGCGGGCGAAGGCCTTCGCGGCCATCGACAACATTCCGTCCATCCAGCGCAAGGCGCGCTTCTGCATGAAGTGGATGGACAGCATCCACGGGCTGGACCAACTGCGCACGAAGGAGGAGCGGCGGAAGTTCCTGCTGAACCTCATCTGCTTCGCGGGCTGCATCGAGGGGCTCTTCTTCTTCGCGGCGTTCGCCTACGTGTACTTCCTGCGCAGCAAGGGCCTGCTGAACGGCCTGGCGGCGGGGACGAACTGGGTGTTCCGCGACGAGAGCGCGCACATGGCCTTCGCGTTCGAGGCCATCCAGGTGGCACGCAAGGAGGAGCCGGACCTCTTCGACGCGCAGATGGAGCGCGACGTCGTGACGATGCTCCGTGAGGCGGTGGAGTGCGAGACGCAGTTCGCTCAAGACTTGCTGAGCGGCGGCGTCATGGGTCTGTCCGTGCAGGAGATGCGCGGCTACCTGGAGTACGTGGCGGACCAGCGCCTGCAGATGCTGGGCATCGCTCCCATCTTCAAGACGAAGAACCCGCTGCACTTCATGGACCTGCAGGACGTGCAGGAGCTCACCAACTTCTTCGAGCGCCGCGTGTCCTCGTACCAGGTGGCGGTCGGCGTGGGTGCGGCGACGGACGTGGTGTTCGACGCGGCGTTCTGA